The nucleotide sequence TCGCGGACCGTGTGTACGCGGCCGTAGATTCCCTCTCGCGGGGCTCATGGGGACCCCGACATTTAGGGGACGATCACATGCCGCGCCATTTCGTGGACTCTTCGCCGATTCTTGACTCAACTGAGGCGGTGAACCGTTGATGGTGCGCAAGCTGCGCCTTCGCGCCATCCTGATCACCGCGGCCGTCGTGCCAGCGACGCTCATCTTCGCCGGCCTCACGTCGGCGAACGCTGCAACGACCCCGAAGCACGTCTCGCATGCCGTGCCGGTGTCGCAGGTCAAAGCTCTCCCTGTCCCGTACGCGAAGGGGCGCAAGACCGCGTCCCTCCAGTCCACATCGCCCATTCGGGCAGCTGGGGCAGTCGGCGCCATGTCGGTCAAGCCAGCGACAATCGTCGCGAAGGCCAAGCCGAAGGCGGGATTCCAGAAGGCGACATCCAAAGTCGAGTCGATGTCGACGTACAAGACCATCTACAAGAACGCCGACGGCACCAAGACCGACACAGTCTCGTTGTTCCCCCTCAACGAGAAGACGTCCGGGAAGTGGCACCGCATCGTCACCAAGCTCTCCAAGGACAATAAGACCGGGCAGTACATCACGTCCGGGCAACCTCTCCAGGCCACGTTCGCCAAGAGGTCCGGAAGCAAAGCGGACTTCACCGTCAAGGCCGGCAAGCACACCGTGTCGTTCCACCTGAACGGGGAACGCGCTGCGACTGTCGCCCGCCCGACTCAGGCGGAGGTGGCTGCGTCCGGTGAACCCGACGCCACCACGTCTAAGGGCGTGGCCTATAACGCGGTCATGCCCGATACGAACCTCTCCTACCAGGTCGACTCGGCTGGCGTGAAAGAGGCCCTAATCCTCGATTCGGCCCCGACCGATGCGAACCCGAGCTACGCGTGGACTGTTGACGCACCCGGTCTTAACCTCGTGAACGGTCCCGCCGGATCGATCCTTTACCAGGACTCCTCAGGGAACACCGTCCTCGAGACGCCGACGCCCCTCATGACCGACTCATCGGGAATCGCTGGACAACAGTGGGGCGCCGTCGACACGATTCCGCTCACGTATACGAATAACGGCGACGGCACATGGACGCTCACGCTCACGCCGGACCCGGCGTGGCTGAACGACCCGTCACGGGTCTACCCCGTGACTCTTGACCCGTCCACAATCCAGCCGGCTGCGGGTCAGATCGTCTCTTACGAGTCCTCCAACGGCTCCGACCTGATGGCAAGCGAGGACTACGCCAACATTGGCAACTCGCGCAACGGCGGCCCCTCCGTCTGGCGCACTGTCGCGTACTACAAGTACGAGTCCATCGAAGGCAAGTATGTGCTGTCGTCGGGGCTCGGGGAGGTCTACGACGGGGCTGGCACGACGAATGCTGAGAACGTTCAAGCGTCGGAAGCGGCCAAGTGGGGCTTCCAGTGCCAGACGACTACACGCGCGTCAGCGTCGTTCAGCGCCGGAACGTCCGGCAGCGCGAGCCTGGACGTCACTTCGATCATGCGGCACATGGTCGCCGACGGCGTCAGCGGGACACCTCTGTGCCTCACGGGTGATGAGACCCTCACCGCATACACGTACAAGCAAATCAGCACCGCAGTTTCCATCACCTACGAAACGCTGCCTTCCGTCGCCGCCACGCGCGTGGTGGAATCGGACCCGTACGGTTTCCACAGCATCCTGTCGTCTCCGACGAACGAGACGGACACTCGAACCCCCACCTTGACGGTGTCGGGTTCGCAGGACTCCGGCAATGGCGGCTCAGCGTTGGGCTACCAGTACTCGATTTCGACGTCTTCGGATATGTCGAGTCCGATCTGGACTACCCCATCGGCGTCGACCTATACGTCCTCGACCAGCGTGAAGGTGCCGTCGACCCTGCTGCAGGCAGGAACCAAGTACTACTGGCAGGTGACGGTCGAGGACAAGTGGGGCGCCACGAACACCTCTCCGGTCTACTCGTGGACGACGAGCACCGATCCGACCGTCCCCGTCAACGCTGCCCCGACGCCTCCAGACAATTCGACCGTCTCGACACTGACGCCGACCCTGACCGCAGCCGCCGAGACGTCGACGGACGGCAATGCTCTGGCGTACGTCATCCGGGTGACGACCGGTCAAGACGGCCAAAGCGGCCTGGTCGCCGTCTCCGGGCAGCTGACGCCGGCGAACGGTATCGTCTCGTGGCCCGTTCCCGCAGGGCTCCTGAACGATGGGTCCTCCTACACGTGGGACCTCCTCGTCAATGACTACGACGATGACGTCATGCAGTCCGTCAACCGACTCACCGTGAATCTGCGGGTCACGAACCCCGGCCCCGCGCCGACGGACACCGATGGACCGGTCACCGTCAACCTCGCCAACGGCAACCTGAGCGCGTCGTTCAGCTCCCCGACGGTGAGCACCGTGGGCGGGTCTATGGGCATGTCGTTCAACTACGACTCGGAACTGCAAGGCAATGCCGGATTGACGGGCAGCTACTACAACGTCACCCCGGCCAGCGGGAGCCCGTCGTTCGACTTCTCGTCTTCATCGCTGCCTGCGCCCTCGATCGTCCGCACCGACTCCGATATCGCCTTCGACTGGAACGACAACTCCTCTCCCGGCCCCGGGCTCGCAGACACGGACTTCATGGCGGAATGGGACGGTTACATGACGCCGCCGCCCGGTACGTACGAATTCGGGTTCATGCGCGACGACGGAGCCCGCCTCATCCTGGGCCAAGGCTCAGAGCAGCAGACCGTGCTCGACGAGTGGTCCGACGGAACCGGCAACGAACTCGACTGGGGCACGTCCGCCACGCAGCAGCTCGTCGTGGCATCCAACGGGCTTTCGGCGACACTCGGCGGCAAGGCAATCCAGTTCCCCATTCCGATCAAGACGCAGTTCTACCAGGGCATCGGGTACGCTCACATCTCTCTCGAGGTGCAGCAGGCGGGCAACTCGTCCACGGCCCAGGTTGTCCCTCCGTCGTGGTTCACCCGCACCGTCAACGCGCTGCCGTCCGGTTGGGCCGGGTCGTCGGCCCTCGACGGCGATGCCAACGGATACGTCAGCGAACAGAACCACGAGGGCTACATCACTCTCGTCGACGCGACCGGAGCGACGCACACCTACAAGCGCACCTCATTCGGTGGCTACACCCCGCCCGCCGGTGAATCCGGAGTGCTCACGACGGACAAGAACGGTTCGGTCACCTTCACCGATTCCGACGGCACGGTGTACCTCTTCAGCGCCTCGGGAAATCTCACCAGCGTCGCCACCCCGCAGGACGTCGGCAAGCCGGCAGCGCCGGTACCGACGTACAACTCGTCGGCCCAACTCACAAGCCTTTCGGACCCGCTCTCAAGCAACGGCGCGACACCCCCGAGCTACGGCCGACAGGTCCAGTTCTTCTACCTGAACGCGACGACGGCCACGACGACCGGCAACGGGCCAGGAGCATGCGAACCGGCCAGCGGTTCCACGTTCCACACCGACCTCAACCCGGGCATGCTCTGCGAAATGGTCTACCCGGACGGGTCCGCCACTCACCTGTACTACGACGCCAACGGCCAACTCGCCGAAGTCGTCAACCCCGGCAACGAGATCACGAACTTCGGTTACGAACAGCAGGCAACCGGGGCGCTTCAGGGGCAGTTCCTTCTCGACGACATCCGCAGCCCCCTGGTCAACGACTGGCTCGCATCCACCGGAAACGTCAACGCGTCGCCCGCCACGACGGACGTGCAGGTCGCCTACGACCAGTCCAATGCCTGGACCAGCGGATTCGTAACCGGTGTCACACTTCCGGCCCCTGACGGGGCAACAGCTTCGCAGCAGCCACAGAAGACCTACACCTACGCGTCTCAACCGACCGGGACAACGGTCGGCACCACGTTTGTCGATGAAGCAGGGCTCACCGTGCCGACGACCGGCAATTCCGACGGCCACGCGGAGACGATCACGTACAACCAGGCCCTCCAGGGCGTCTCCACCGCGATCGCGTCGGGCTTGACGTCTCAGTCGGTGTGGAACAGCCACGACGACCTCATGGCCTCGATCAGCCCTCAGGGCGAAGAGTCGAGCACGGCCTACGACAGCCAGGATCGGGCGACGGACACGTACGGGCCGGCACCGACCAGTTGCTACCCCACTTCCACCAGCTCGCTGGGAACCTCGCAGGCGAATATCGTGCCGACGAGCGGGACCTGCGCAGCCCTCGGAACACCCACGGCACACACCTCAACCTCCTACGACACCGGCCTCCACGGCCTCGCTGCCAGTTGGTACTCCAACCAGTACCTGTCCGGCGTGCCCGCGGCCTACTCGCTCGGGACCGGCGATACCGGCGGTGAGATCGATCACGACTGGGGCAGCGCGTCACCCATCGCCGGGATCCCGGCCACCGACTGGACGGCGGACTTCACCGGATTGATCACCTTCCCGACGGCAGGAACCTACGAGATCTACACCTACGAAGACGACGGCGCCGAAGTCTTTCTCAACGACCAGCTCGTCATCAGCGACTGGGGCAGCCACTCCGCCCACTACTCGCCCGTTCACACAGTCGTCGCGACCGCAGGCGAAGTCATGCGGATTCGCGTGGAATACCTCCAGGAAACCGGAGACGGTCACCTCGAACTGGACTGGGCGACACCCGGCAAGACGGTGCCGACGACGGACTCCTCGAATGTTCCCATCCCGGGCGCCGACCTCGCGCCCGCCTACAATCTCGCCACCTCGAACCACACAGACGACTCCGTGCCCACGGGTGTCAGCGGCGTATCCAACAGCCAGGTGCAGTCGACAACGGGAACGACGTCGTACGGCTCTTCTCCATGGCTCGGCCAGGCGACATCGTCAGTCGTTGACTCCGGAACCGGGACGCTCAACCTAACCTCCAGCAGCACGTTCGAGAAAGCGGGTACTGGCTACCTCCGGCAACTGACCACAGTCATGCCCGCCGGAGCAGGAACGACGTCCACCTCGACCTACTACGGGGACAACGAAAGCTACGGGACGGCGCTCAACACCTCCACGCCCATTTGCGGCGTCCCTGTCAACACACCTCAGTACGGGATGGCAGAGACAACCACTGGACCCACAAATTCAGACGGCGTTGCGCGCACTACCCAATACGTCTATGACGTGATGGGACGTATGGTCGGCTCAAAGAGTCCTGGTGACACCGCGTGGACGTGCACCACGTACGACTCGCGAGGCCGCGTCACAGCGGTCGCGTATCCGTCGTTCGGCAGCACGCCCGCACGAACAGTTACAACGAGCTACACCTCCGACGGGACCTCGTCCGGTGACCCGCTGGTGACCTGGACCCAGGACAACGGCGTTCCCGACTCGCCCACGAACGGCCGCGTCACCACGACA is from Frondihabitans australicus and encodes:
- a CDS encoding PA14 domain-containing protein — protein: MVRKLRLRAILITAAVVPATLIFAGLTSANAATTPKHVSHAVPVSQVKALPVPYAKGRKTASLQSTSPIRAAGAVGAMSVKPATIVAKAKPKAGFQKATSKVESMSTYKTIYKNADGTKTDTVSLFPLNEKTSGKWHRIVTKLSKDNKTGQYITSGQPLQATFAKRSGSKADFTVKAGKHTVSFHLNGERAATVARPTQAEVAASGEPDATTSKGVAYNAVMPDTNLSYQVDSAGVKEALILDSAPTDANPSYAWTVDAPGLNLVNGPAGSILYQDSSGNTVLETPTPLMTDSSGIAGQQWGAVDTIPLTYTNNGDGTWTLTLTPDPAWLNDPSRVYPVTLDPSTIQPAAGQIVSYESSNGSDLMASEDYANIGNSRNGGPSVWRTVAYYKYESIEGKYVLSSGLGEVYDGAGTTNAENVQASEAAKWGFQCQTTTRASASFSAGTSGSASLDVTSIMRHMVADGVSGTPLCLTGDETLTAYTYKQISTAVSITYETLPSVAATRVVESDPYGFHSILSSPTNETDTRTPTLTVSGSQDSGNGGSALGYQYSISTSSDMSSPIWTTPSASTYTSSTSVKVPSTLLQAGTKYYWQVTVEDKWGATNTSPVYSWTTSTDPTVPVNAAPTPPDNSTVSTLTPTLTAAAETSTDGNALAYVIRVTTGQDGQSGLVAVSGQLTPANGIVSWPVPAGLLNDGSSYTWDLLVNDYDDDVMQSVNRLTVNLRVTNPGPAPTDTDGPVTVNLANGNLSASFSSPTVSTVGGSMGMSFNYDSELQGNAGLTGSYYNVTPASGSPSFDFSSSSLPAPSIVRTDSDIAFDWNDNSSPGPGLADTDFMAEWDGYMTPPPGTYEFGFMRDDGARLILGQGSEQQTVLDEWSDGTGNELDWGTSATQQLVVASNGLSATLGGKAIQFPIPIKTQFYQGIGYAHISLEVQQAGNSSTAQVVPPSWFTRTVNALPSGWAGSSALDGDANGYVSEQNHEGYITLVDATGATHTYKRTSFGGYTPPAGESGVLTTDKNGSVTFTDSDGTVYLFSASGNLTSVATPQDVGKPAAPVPTYNSSAQLTSLSDPLSSNGATPPSYGRQVQFFYLNATTATTTGNGPGACEPASGSTFHTDLNPGMLCEMVYPDGSATHLYYDANGQLAEVVNPGNEITNFGYEQQATGALQGQFLLDDIRSPLVNDWLASTGNVNASPATTDVQVAYDQSNAWTSGFVTGVTLPAPDGATASQQPQKTYTYASQPTGTTVGTTFVDEAGLTVPTTGNSDGHAETITYNQALQGVSTAIASGLTSQSVWNSHDDLMASISPQGEESSTAYDSQDRATDTYGPAPTSCYPTSTSSLGTSQANIVPTSGTCAALGTPTAHTSTSYDTGLHGLAASWYSNQYLSGVPAAYSLGTGDTGGEIDHDWGSASPIAGIPATDWTADFTGLITFPTAGTYEIYTYEDDGAEVFLNDQLVISDWGSHSAHYSPVHTVVATAGEVMRIRVEYLQETGDGHLELDWATPGKTVPTTDSSNVPIPGADLAPAYNLATSNHTDDSVPTGVSGVSNSQVQSTTGTTSYGSSPWLGQATSSVVDSGTGTLNLTSSSTFEKAGTGYLRQLTTVMPAGAGTTSTSTYYGDNESYGTALNTSTPICGVPVNTPQYGMAETTTGPTNSDGVARTTQYVYDVMGRMVGSKSPGDTAWTCTTYDSRGRVTAVAYPSFGSTPARTVTTSYTSDGTSSGDPLVTWTQDNGVPDSPTNGRVTTTADLDGRTVSATDVWGTVNTTTYNRISEATTTTSTTAAGTSSTLTMSYDIDGNLLSVSNGGTNPLETVGYTGGKISQVQVDLGSNSVTGNVGYDAAGTENSVDWHFPNGQNSVTDSEVRSQAGRILTETLTDGTTSYGSSYTYDGAGRLVAATVPDNSLTYSFGSSACGTNANAGEDGDRTAMTDSLNGGAATTTTYCYDNADRLTGTTVSGAPSNADELLSTNLTTSGSNANLGYDAHGNVTTLANEAMTYDEDDRHMSTTSSTGAAVSYERDAAGDIVEMTTTTTAGNVTTYRYSSDGGGEWTFDSAGRVVEQTEALSGAELSFQASGTSAAFENLQGAVAVTSDGTGARTGAVSLYDPFGNSIDPSTGQIGTTTADSSVPKDTATTGTERGWAAGAGKKTTTALPIESIEMGDRQYVPLLGRFLSVDPIAGGGDNDYSYANDPVNNSDYSGDMLVADEFPPQYITKEYITQAKELRKIYASTAYIHLTARYTPAAPRVSSGKMALETAAINRADSHKEATQRSLDEVANIANTVSTVTGFIGLIPIPGVQEVAIGVSLVSGGVGAALDCRHGFTSTCDLDLSALALGGVGKGMKIFRIGATLSDESKDAITGAGTVAGLMPATYGTATGWASYAYGK